A single region of the Phycisphaerae bacterium RAS1 genome encodes:
- the rnpA gene encoding Ribonuclease P protein component, which translates to MSDVPPRVSLRFPRSARIVRGGDYQRIIKHGVRITDGVLVIWAVANGLPHARLGLVVGRKHGNAPRRNRVKRLIREAFRLSRHNLPPGIDLVCAPAGSAETLETRPLTLQCCRESLEALATKAARRTPARPDGSVST; encoded by the coding sequence ATGAGCGACGTCCCGCCGCGCGTGTCGCTACGCTTTCCACGCAGCGCACGCATCGTGCGCGGCGGCGACTACCAGCGCATTATCAAGCACGGCGTGCGGATAACCGACGGCGTGCTGGTCATCTGGGCCGTCGCCAACGGCCTGCCACACGCCCGGCTGGGGCTGGTCGTCGGCCGCAAGCATGGCAACGCCCCGCGACGCAACCGCGTCAAGCGGCTCATTCGCGAGGCGTTCCGCCTCTCACGGCACAACCTGCCGCCCGGCATCGATCTTGTCTGCGCGCCGGCCGGAAGCGCTGAGACGCTTGAAACGCGCCCGCTGACGCTGCAATGCTGCCGGGAATCGCTGGAGGCGCTGGCGACGAAAGCCGCCCGCCGCACGCCCGCCCGACCGGACGGATCGGTATCAACATAG